The Helicobacter pylori NQ4053 genome contains a region encoding:
- the recJ gene encoding single-stranded-DNA-specific exonuclease RecJ produces MKQKLKAQIKERVASIAYNEKGFPSPFLFKDLKKAALKIIEAMRANTEILVVGDYDADGVISSAIMAKFFESLNYKHVRIAIPNRFMDGYGISKKFLEKHHAPLIITVDNGINAFEAARFCKEKNYTLIITDHHCLNNDEVPDAYAVINPKQPDCDFIQKEVCGALVAFYLCYGIHKLLGKEKSHSSELLCLAGVATIADMMPLTFFNRFLVSKALYFLQKESLGAMGFLRQREVFRKRSLKASDISFNIAPLINSAGRMQDAKMALDFLSANNFQDGYSLYERLKACNLKRKMIQQQVFEEAFKHAMVGEKIIIAFKDNWHEGVLGIVASKLVEATQKPSLVFTFKEGVYKGSARSSPNIDLIDALNGVSSLLLGYGGHRQACGLSVGKNNIVSLFETLENFDFKVLPFCEEEPPLTLKLKDIDRELLEIIEAGEPYGQENPEPLFQAKNLEVIEEKIIKESHQILRFKDKECVKEAIYFNADRFLKAGEKVSVLFSVELDECSNEPKMFVKSLL; encoded by the coding sequence ATGAAACAAAAGCTTAAAGCTCAAATCAAAGAGCGAGTGGCTTCTATCGCTTATAATGAAAAAGGGTTTCCTAGCCCCTTTTTATTTAAAGACTTGAAAAAAGCCGCACTCAAAATCATAGAAGCCATGCGCGCAAACACAGAAATTTTAGTGGTGGGCGATTATGACGCTGACGGCGTGATTAGCTCTGCTATCATGGCAAAATTTTTTGAAAGCCTGAACTATAAGCATGTTCGCATTGCAATCCCTAATCGCTTCATGGATGGCTATGGGATTTCTAAAAAATTTTTAGAAAAACACCACGCCCCTTTAATCATCACGGTGGATAACGGGATTAACGCCTTTGAAGCCGCGCGATTTTGCAAAGAAAAAAATTACACCCTTATCATTACGGATCACCATTGCTTAAATAATGATGAAGTCCCAGACGCTTATGCGGTGATCAACCCCAAGCAACCGGATTGTGATTTTATCCAAAAGGAAGTGTGCGGGGCGTTGGTGGCGTTTTATTTGTGCTATGGAATCCACAAGCTTTTAGGAAAAGAAAAAAGCCATTCTAGTGAATTGTTGTGTTTAGCGGGCGTGGCGACTATCGCTGATATGATGCCTTTGACTTTTTTTAACCGCTTTTTAGTTTCTAAAGCCTTGTATTTTTTGCAAAAAGAATCCTTAGGGGCGATGGGGTTTTTACGCCAAAGAGAAGTTTTTAGAAAACGCTCTTTAAAAGCGAGCGATATTTCTTTTAATATCGCCCCCTTAATCAACTCCGCAGGGCGCATGCAAGACGCTAAAATGGCTTTAGATTTTTTAAGCGCGAATAATTTTCAAGATGGCTATTCTTTGTATGAACGCTTGAAAGCATGCAATTTGAAACGTAAAATGATCCAACAGCAGGTTTTTGAAGAAGCCTTTAAGCATGCGATGGTTGGAGAAAAAATCATCATCGCTTTTAAGGATAATTGGCATGAGGGCGTGCTGGGGATTGTGGCTTCAAAATTAGTGGAAGCCACTCAAAAGCCAAGCCTGGTTTTTACCTTTAAAGAAGGGGTGTATAAGGGGAGCGCTCGTAGCTCTCCAAATATTGACTTGATTGACGCTTTGAATGGGGTTTCTTCTTTATTACTCGGCTATGGAGGGCATAGGCAAGCGTGCGGGTTGAGCGTTGGAAAAAACAATATCGTCTCGCTCTTTGAAACTTTAGAAAATTTTGATTTTAAAGTCTTGCCTTTTTGTGAAGAAGAACCCCCTTTAACGCTCAAATTAAAAGACATTGACAGAGAGCTTTTAGAGATTATAGAAGCGGGCGAACCTTATGGGCAAGAAAACCCTGAACCCCTATTCCAAGCAAAAAATTTAGAAGTCATAGAAGAAAAAATCATTAAAGAAAGCCACCAAATTCTGCGTTTTAAGGATAAAGAATGCGTTAAAGAGGCTATTTATTTTAACGCTGATCGGTTTTTGAAAGCGGGCGAAAAGGTGAGCGTGCTTTTTAGCGTGGAATTAGATGAGTGTTCTAATGAGCCTAAAATGTTTGTTAAAAGTTTGTTGTAG
- a CDS encoding RluA family pseudouridine synthase: protein MPFVEEEFEILKPTKALFLVRDVLKCSLKEAQRHLDKQRLKQNQQAVRKSQMIQGVVRLIYFKPNEKQEKLVFETKDFGVFDKPAQVYTHPKGYFYHESLLDCIQSHFSKNAHPAHRLDYETSGLVLAGKTLQSVKDLKALFMQKKVKKTYLALAHGLVDKSIIIDKPILTPENIQKDLHIRSQISPLGKPSITLVEPLSYNPFLDISLLKITPLTGRTHQIRLHLSSINHRIVGEGLYGVADEEAREYLQLKRENNAPTLMLHAASLEFEFKGAIYKIASPMPERFMPFLKDLSFFY, encoded by the coding sequence GTGCCTTTTGTTGAAGAAGAATTTGAAATTTTAAAACCCACCAAAGCCTTGTTTTTGGTGCGCGATGTTTTAAAATGCTCTTTAAAAGAAGCCCAACGGCACCTTGACAAGCAACGCTTAAAACAAAACCAACAAGCCGTGCGTAAATCTCAAATGATTCAAGGGGTCGTTCGCTTGATTTATTTCAAGCCTAATGAAAAACAAGAAAAGCTTGTTTTTGAGACTAAAGATTTTGGCGTGTTTGACAAACCCGCTCAAGTCTATACCCACCCTAAAGGCTATTTTTACCATGAAAGCTTATTAGATTGCATCCAATCGCATTTTAGCAAAAACGCCCACCCAGCCCACAGGCTAGATTATGAAACGAGCGGGTTGGTTTTGGCGGGTAAAACCTTACAAAGCGTTAAGGATTTAAAAGCGCTTTTCATGCAAAAAAAAGTAAAAAAAACTTATTTGGCGCTAGCGCATGGGTTGGTGGATAAAAGTATCATAATAGATAAGCCCATTCTAACGCCAGAAAACATTCAAAAAGACTTGCACATTCGATCTCAAATTTCTCCTTTAGGCAAGCCTTCAATCACGCTTGTTGAGCCTTTAAGTTATAACCCTTTTTTGGATATAAGCTTACTCAAAATCACCCCACTCACCGGGCGCACGCACCAGATCCGCTTGCATTTAAGCAGTATAAATCACAGGATCGTGGGCGAGGGGCTTTATGGGGTGGCTGATGAAGAAGCGAGAGAATACCTTCAATTAAAGCGTGAAAATAACGCCCCAACCCTCATGCTCCATGCCGCTAGTTTAGAATTTGAATTTAAAGGGGCGATCTATAAAATCGCTTCTCCCATGCCCGAACGCTTCATGCCGTTTTTAAAAGATCTATCCTTTTTTTATTGA
- a CDS encoding SEL1-like repeat protein: protein MYDDVEKNLIKAAQLYSKACDLKEGMGCGALGGLYYNGDGVKRDSKKADQYFSKACKLGFQKTCEILKEK from the coding sequence CTGTATGATGATGTAGAAAAAAACTTAATAAAAGCCGCTCAACTTTACTCTAAAGCGTGTGATTTAAAAGAAGGTATGGGGTGTGGTGCTTTAGGGGGGTTATATTATAATGGGGATGGGGTGAAACGGGACTCAAAAAAAGCCGATCAATATTTCTCTAAAGCCTGCAAATTAGGATTTCAAAAGACATGCGAGATACTCAAAGAAAAATAA
- a CDS encoding tetratricopeptide repeat protein: protein MAEPNPEELVNLGVKSIEAKDYIQAKKYFEKACDLNNGGGVVL, encoded by the coding sequence ATGGCAGAGCCAAACCCTGAAGAGCTTGTTAATTTGGGCGTAAAGAGTATTGAAGCGAAAGATTACATTCAAGCTAAAAAATATTTTGAAAAAGCATGCGATTTGAATAATGGTGGGGGTGTGGTGCTTTAG
- the ruvX gene encoding Holliday junction resolvase RuvX, which produces MILACDVGLKRIGIAVLLNGVILPLEAILRHNRNQASRDLSDLLRKKDIQVLVVGKPNESYADTNARIEHFIKLVDFKGEIVFINEDRSSIEAYENLEHLGRKNKWLAIKDGRLDSLSACRILERYCQQVLKNY; this is translated from the coding sequence ATGATTTTAGCATGCGATGTGGGGTTAAAACGCATTGGCATCGCTGTGCTTTTAAACGGCGTTATCTTGCCTTTAGAAGCGATTTTACGCCACAACAGGAATCAAGCCTCTAGGGATTTGAGCGATTTATTGAGAAAAAAAGACATTCAAGTGCTGGTGGTTGGCAAGCCTAATGAAAGCTATGCGGATACGAACGCGCGCATTGAGCATTTTATCAAGCTTGTAGATTTTAAGGGCGAAATCGTTTTTATCAATGAAGACAGATCTAGCATAGAAGCTTATGAAAATTTAGAGCATTTGGGTAGGAAAAACAAGTGGCTCGCTATTAAAGACGGCCGGCTAGACTCTTTGAGCGCTTGCAGGATCTTAGAGCGCTATTGCCAGCAGGTTTTAAAAAATTATTAG
- the dprA gene encoding DNA-processing protein DprA yields the protein MKSHFQYSALENIPKAFDILKDPPKKLYCVGDTKLLDAPLKVAIIGTRRPTPYSKQHTITLARELAKNGAVIVSGGALGVDIIAQENALPKTIMLSPCSLDLIYPTNNHKVIQEIAQNGLILSEYEKDFMPVKGSFLARNRLVIALSDAVIIPQADLQSGSMSSARLAQKYQKPLFVLPQRLNESDGTNELLEKGQAQGIFNIQNFINTLLKDYHLKEMPEMKDEFLEYCAKNPSYEEAYLKFGDKLLEYELLGKIRRINHIVVLA from the coding sequence ATGAAAAGCCATTTCCAATACAGCGCGCTAGAGAATATCCCTAAAGCCTTTGACATTCTTAAAGACCCCCCTAAAAAACTCTATTGTGTGGGCGATACAAAGCTTTTGGACGCGCCTTTAAAAGTGGCGATCATAGGCACAAGAAGACCCACCCCTTATAGCAAGCAACACACGATCACTCTGGCCAGAGAGCTTGCTAAAAATGGCGCGGTTATTGTGAGCGGGGGAGCGTTAGGCGTGGATATTATCGCTCAAGAAAACGCCTTGCCAAAAACCATCATGCTTTCGCCTTGCAGTTTGGATTTGATTTATCCTACGAATAACCATAAAGTGATCCAAGAAATCGCGCAAAACGGCTTGATTTTAAGCGAATATGAAAAGGATTTTATGCCCGTTAAAGGCTCTTTTTTAGCGAGAAACCGCCTGGTGATCGCTTTAAGCGATGCGGTGATTATCCCCCAAGCGGATTTACAAAGCGGCTCTATGAGCAGCGCGAGATTAGCCCAAAAATACCAAAAACCCTTGTTTGTTTTACCCCAACGCCTGAATGAGAGCGATGGCACTAATGAGCTTTTAGAAAAAGGGCAGGCTCAAGGGATATTTAATATTCAAAATTTTATAAATACCCTTTTAAAAGATTATCATTTAAAAGAAATGCCTGAAATGAAAGATGAATTTTTAGAATATTGCGCCAAAAACCCGAGCTATGAAGAAGCGTATCTCAAATTTGGGGATAAGCTTTTAGAATACGAGCTGTTGGGTAAGATTAGGCGCATCAATCACATTGTGGTGTTAGCATGA
- the minE gene encoding cell division topological specificity factor MinE codes for MSLFDFFKNKGSAAAATDRLKLILAKERTLNLPYMEEMRKEIIAVIQKYTKSSDIHFKTLDSNQSVETIEVEIILPK; via the coding sequence ATGAGTTTGTTTGATTTTTTTAAAAACAAAGGGAGCGCGGCTGCCGCAACAGATAGATTGAAATTGATTCTAGCCAAAGAGCGCACCTTAAATTTACCCTACATGGAAGAAATGCGTAAAGAAATCATTGCTGTTATTCAAAAATACACTAAATCTTCAGACATCCATTTCAAAACCCTTGACAGCAACCAGAGCGTGGAAACGATTGAAGTGGAAATTATATTGCCTAAATAG
- the minD gene encoding septum site-determining protein MinD, which yields MAIVVTITSGKGGVGKSTTTANLAIGLAESGKKVVAVDFDIGLRNLDMILGLENRIVYDVVDVMEKNCNLSQALITDKKTKNLSFLAASQSKDKNVLDKEKVAILINALRADFDYILIDSPAGIESGFEHAILHADMALVVVTPEVSSLRDSDRVIGIIDAKSNRAKRGEEVHKHLIINRLKPELVANGEMIPIEEVLKILCLPLIGIIPEDHHIISATNKGEPVIRTDCESAKAYQRITRRILGEEVEYVEFKAKRGFFSALKGIFS from the coding sequence ATGGCAATAGTAGTTACTATCACTTCAGGTAAGGGGGGCGTGGGTAAAAGCACCACCACGGCTAATTTAGCGATCGGCTTGGCTGAGAGCGGTAAAAAAGTCGTAGCGGTTGATTTTGACATAGGCCTTAGGAACTTGGACATGATTTTAGGCTTAGAAAATCGCATTGTTTATGATGTGGTGGATGTGATGGAAAAAAATTGCAACCTTTCGCAGGCTTTGATCACGGATAAAAAGACGAAAAACCTTTCTTTTTTAGCGGCCTCACAAAGCAAGGATAAAAATGTTTTAGATAAGGAAAAAGTAGCGATTTTAATCAACGCTTTAAGGGCGGATTTTGACTATATTTTGATTGACTCACCGGCTGGGATTGAAAGCGGCTTTGAGCATGCGATTTTGCATGCGGACATGGCGTTAGTGGTGGTAACGCCGGAAGTGAGTTCCTTAAGGGATAGCGACAGAGTGATTGGCATTATTGACGCAAAGTCTAATCGGGCTAAAAGGGGCGAAGAAGTGCATAAGCATTTGATAATCAATCGCTTAAAACCTGAATTAGTGGCAAATGGCGAGATGATTCCTATAGAAGAAGTGCTTAAAATTTTATGCTTGCCTTTAATTGGGATCATTCCAGAAGATCACCATATTATTTCAGCGACCAATAAGGGCGAGCCGGTGATTCGCACGGACTGCGAGAGCGCGAAGGCTTACCAGCGCATCACCAGAAGGATTTTAGGCGAAGAAGTGGAATACGTGGAATTTAAGGCTAAAAGAGGCTTTTTTAGCGCGTTAAAAGGGATATTTTCATGA
- the ilvC gene encoding ketol-acid reductoisomerase: MALPIYYDKDIDLGVIQSLQVGIIGYGAQGEAQALNLRDSKVKVRIGLYQGSLSVSKAKKEGFEVLEVKELVQQSDVIMALLPDELHKEVLEKEVIPFLKEGQIIGFAHGFSVHFNQVIIPKGVGAILVAPKGPGSTLREEYLKNRGLYHLIAIEQESSKNNAKAVALSYAKAMGGGRMGVLETSFKEECESDLFGEQAVLCGGLEAIVRMGFETLLKAGYPEELAYFECVHEVKLVADLLHYKGVEGLRKHISNTAEFGAIKAREPMGNLLEKRMQKILKKIQNGAFAKDFLLEKSLNYPRLNTERKALKETKIEQIGEILRTPFNHKK; encoded by the coding sequence TTGGCATTACCCATTTATTATGATAAAGACATTGATTTAGGCGTTATCCAATCCTTACAAGTGGGCATTATTGGTTATGGCGCTCAAGGAGAAGCCCAAGCGCTCAATTTGAGGGATTCTAAAGTGAAGGTGCGTATTGGCTTGTATCAAGGGAGTTTGAGCGTTTCAAAAGCAAAAAAAGAGGGTTTTGAGGTGCTAGAAGTCAAGGAATTAGTCCAACAATCTGATGTGATCATGGCACTACTCCCGGATGAATTGCATAAGGAAGTGTTAGAAAAAGAAGTGATCCCTTTTTTAAAAGAGGGGCAAATTATAGGCTTTGCTCATGGTTTTAGCGTGCATTTCAATCAAGTCATTATTCCAAAAGGCGTGGGCGCGATTTTAGTCGCGCCAAAAGGGCCCGGGAGCACTTTAAGAGAAGAATACCTTAAAAATAGGGGCTTATACCATTTAATCGCCATAGAGCAAGAAAGCTCAAAAAATAACGCTAAAGCGGTGGCTTTAAGTTATGCTAAAGCGATGGGTGGGGGGAGAATGGGGGTTTTAGAAACGAGCTTTAAAGAAGAATGCGAGAGCGATTTATTCGGCGAGCAAGCGGTTTTGTGCGGAGGGTTAGAAGCGATTGTGAGAATGGGGTTTGAAACTTTACTTAAGGCAGGATACCCTGAAGAATTAGCCTATTTTGAATGCGTGCATGAAGTGAAATTAGTCGCGGATTTATTGCATTATAAGGGGGTAGAGGGTTTAAGAAAGCACATTTCTAACACCGCTGAATTCGGGGCGATTAAAGCTAGAGAGCCTATGGGAAATCTGTTAGAAAAACGCATGCAAAAAATCTTAAAAAAGATTCAAAACGGCGCATTCGCTAAGGATTTTTTACTAGAAAAGAGCTTGAATTACCCTAGGTTAAACACAGAGAGGAAAGCCCTTAAAGAGACGAAAATAGAACAAATTGGGGAAATTTTACGCACCCCATTCAATCATAAAAAATAA
- a CDS encoding NAD+ synthase — MQKDYQKLIVYLCDFLEKEAQKRGFKKVVYGLSGGLDSAVVGVLCQKVFKENAHALLMPSSVSMPESKTDALNLCETFSIPYTEYSIAPYDAIFDSHFKDASLTRKGNFCARLRMAFLYDYSLKSDSLVVGTSNKSERMLGYGTLFGDLACAINPIGELFKTEVYELACHLNIPKKILNKPPSADLFVGQSDEQDLGYPYSVIDPLLKDIEALFQTKPIHLETLTQLGYDEILVKNITSRIQKNAFKLELPTIAKRFNPE, encoded by the coding sequence ATGCAAAAAGATTACCAAAAACTCATCGTTTATTTATGCGATTTTTTAGAAAAAGAAGCACAAAAACGTGGCTTTAAAAAAGTCGTTTACGGGCTGAGCGGGGGGCTAGATAGCGCGGTCGTTGGGGTGCTGTGCCAAAAGGTTTTTAAAGAAAACGCCCATGCCCTTTTAATGCCCTCTTCAGTCTCTATGCCAGAAAGTAAAACAGACGCCCTGAATTTGTGCGAAACATTTTCTATCCCTTATACAGAATATTCTATCGCTCCCTATGACGCCATCTTTGACTCTCACTTTAAAGATGCAAGCCTTACTAGAAAGGGGAATTTTTGTGCAAGATTGCGCATGGCTTTTTTATACGATTATTCTTTAAAAAGCGATTCTTTAGTCGTTGGCACGAGCAATAAAAGCGAAAGAATGCTAGGCTATGGCACTTTATTTGGGGATTTGGCGTGTGCGATTAACCCGATTGGGGAATTATTTAAAACCGAAGTTTATGAACTCGCTTGCCATTTAAATATCCCTAAAAAGATTTTAAATAAGCCCCCTAGTGCAGATTTATTTGTAGGGCAAAGCGATGAACAAGATTTAGGCTATCCTTATAGCGTGATTGATCCTTTATTGAAAGATATTGAAGCGTTGTTTCAAACAAAGCCCATCCATTTAGAAACGCTCACTCAATTAGGCTATGATGAAATTTTAGTGAAAAACATCACAAGCCGTATCCAAAAAAACGCTTTTAAATTAGAATTACCCACCATCGCTAAACGATTTAACCCTGAATGA
- a CDS encoding tetraacyldisaccharide 4'-kinase, producing the protein MKSDKPFLERYFYDPTLLQKGLIFALYPFSLIYQGIATLKRKTAKKHDFKIPLISIGNLIAGGSGKTPFILEIAPRYQEVAIVSRGYQRDSKGLVVVSVKGNILVPQQTAGDEAYLLALNLKQASVIVSEKRELGVLKALELGAKIVFLDDGFRFNFNQFNLLLKPKVPPYYPFCLPSGLYRENIKSYKKAHLVVTEDKDYKRITSITNPTKRMLLVTAIANPSRLDMFLPKEVIKKLYFRDHAPFDLELLEKEFYQNNATSLLVTSKDLVKLQDCKLPLSVLDLKLEICPKVLEEIDRYILSYPCNTKECL; encoded by the coding sequence ATGAAAAGCGATAAACCCTTTTTAGAACGCTATTTTTATGACCCAACTCTTTTGCAAAAGGGGTTGATTTTCGCACTCTATCCTTTTTCTTTAATCTATCAAGGCATCGCCACCCTTAAACGAAAAACCGCTAAAAAACATGATTTTAAAATCCCCCTTATCAGCATCGGCAATTTGATCGCTGGGGGAAGCGGTAAAACGCCCTTTATTTTAGAGATCGCTCCAAGATACCAAGAAGTGGCTATTGTTTCTAGGGGGTATCAACGGGATTCTAAAGGCTTAGTAGTGGTAAGCGTTAAAGGAAACATTTTAGTTCCTCAACAAACAGCGGGCGATGAAGCTTATCTTTTGGCCTTAAATTTAAAACAAGCGAGCGTGATTGTGAGCGAAAAAAGAGAGTTAGGTGTTTTAAAAGCCCTTGAATTAGGGGCAAAGATCGTGTTTTTAGACGATGGTTTTAGATTTAATTTCAACCAATTCAATTTGCTTTTAAAGCCTAAAGTCCCCCCCTACTACCCCTTTTGTTTGCCTAGCGGATTGTATAGAGAAAATATTAAAAGCTACAAAAAAGCCCATTTAGTCGTTACAGAAGATAAAGATTATAAAAGAATCACCTCTATCACTAACCCCACCAAACGCATGCTTTTAGTAACGGCTATCGCTAATCCTAGCAGGCTTGATATGTTTTTACCCAAAGAAGTGATTAAAAAATTGTATTTTAGAGACCATGCCCCTTTTGATTTGGAGCTTTTAGAAAAAGAGTTTTATCAAAATAACGCCACTTCCTTATTGGTTACTTCAAAAGATCTCGTCAAATTACAAGATTGTAAATTGCCTTTAAGCGTGCTGGATTTAAAACTAGAAATTTGCCCTAAGGTTTTAGAAGAGATTGATCGTTATATCCTTTCTTATCCTTGTAATACAAAAGAATGTCTATAA
- the pseH gene encoding UDP-4-amino-4,6-dideoxy-N-acetyl-beta-L-altrosamine N-acetyltransferase: MKKNYSYKNTQAIDFTNLNDGEKLLVLEFRNHPNTALWMYSAFISLKTHLQFIEDLKNSPNHRYFLFKEEGVYLGVGSITKINFFHKHGYLGIYKNPFLKNKGETILKALECIAFEELQLHSLHLEVMENNFKAIAFYEKNHYELEGRLKGFISKDKEFIDILLYYKDKKGYNDQSLLKP, from the coding sequence TTGAAAAAAAATTATTCTTATAAAAATACCCAAGCGATTGATTTTACTAATTTAAACGATGGAGAAAAATTGTTGGTTTTAGAATTTCGCAACCACCCAAACACTGCCTTATGGATGTATAGCGCTTTTATTTCTTTAAAAACGCATTTGCAATTCATAGAAGATTTAAAAAACTCGCCCAACCACCGCTACTTTTTGTTTAAAGAAGAGGGCGTTTATTTAGGGGTTGGCTCTATCACTAAAATCAATTTTTTTCATAAGCATGGGTATTTGGGGATTTATAAAAACCCTTTTTTGAAAAATAAGGGAGAAACGATTTTAAAAGCTTTAGAATGCATCGCTTTTGAAGAGCTTCAATTACATTCTTTGCACTTGGAAGTGATGGAAAATAATTTTAAAGCGATCGCTTTTTATGAAAAAAACCATTATGAGTTAGAGGGGCGTTTGAAAGGCTTTATCTCTAAAGATAAGGAGTTTATAGACATTCTTTTGTATTACAAGGATAAGAAAGGATATAACGATCAATCTCTTCTAAAACCTTAG
- the pseF gene encoding pseudaminic acid cytidylyltransferase, whose protein sequence is MRAIAIVLARSSSKRIKNKNIIDFFNKPMLAYPIETALNSKLFEKVFISSDSMDYVNLAKNYGASFLNLRPKNLADDRATTLEVMAYHMKELELKDEDIACCLYGVSVFLQEKHLQNAFEILKENTDYVFTCAPFSASPYRSFSLENGVQMAFKEHSNTRTQDLKTLYHDAGLLYMGKAQAFKEMRPIFSPNSIALELSPLEVQDIDTLEDLELAKLKYSRLKNACQ, encoded by the coding sequence ATGAGAGCGATCGCTATTGTTTTAGCCAGAAGTTCCAGTAAAAGGATCAAGAATAAAAACATTATTGATTTTTTCAATAAACCCATGCTCGCTTACCCTATTGAAACAGCACTAAATTCCAAGCTCTTTGAAAAGGTGTTTATCTCTAGCGATAGCATGGATTATGTGAATTTAGCTAAAAATTATGGGGCGAGTTTTTTGAATTTGCGCCCTAAAAATTTAGCAGACGACAGGGCCACGACTTTAGAGGTGATGGCCTATCACATGAAAGAATTAGAGTTAAAAGATGAAGATATTGCGTGTTGTTTGTATGGCGTTTCAGTATTTTTACAAGAAAAGCATTTGCAAAACGCTTTTGAAATTTTAAAAGAAAATACGGATTATGTTTTCACATGCGCTCCCTTTAGCGCTTCGCCCTATCGTTCTTTTAGCCTTGAAAACGGCGTTCAAATGGCGTTTAAAGAGCATTCAAACACGCGCACGCAAGATTTAAAAACGCTCTATCATGACGCAGGGTTGCTTTATATGGGGAAGGCTCAAGCCTTCAAAGAAATGCGGCCTATTTTTAGCCCAAATTCTATCGCTTTAGAATTATCGCCCTTAGAAGTTCAAGATATTGACACTTTAGAAGATTTAGAATTAGCCAAGCTCAAATACAGCCGTTTAAAAAACGCATGCCAGTAA
- the flgH gene encoding flagellar basal body L-ring protein FlgH, which produces MKKALYLGAVAFGVIFSMASANEPKIDFNPPNYVEETPSKEFIPELNKLGSLFGQGERPLFADRRAMKPNDLITIIVSEKASTNYSSSKDYKSASGGNSTPPRLTYNGLDERKKQEAQYLDDKNNYNFTKSSNNTNFKGGGSQKKSEDLEIVLSARIIKVLENGNYFIYGNKEVLVDGEKQILKVSGVIRPYDIERNNTIQSKFLADAKIEYTNLGHLSDSNKKKFAADAMETQMPY; this is translated from the coding sequence ATGAAAAAGGCGCTTTATTTAGGGGCTGTTGCGTTTGGCGTTATATTCAGCATGGCATCAGCCAATGAGCCAAAAATTGATTTTAACCCTCCTAATTATGTAGAAGAAACCCCCTCTAAAGAATTTATCCCTGAATTGAACAAGTTGGGGAGTTTGTTTGGGCAGGGTGAGCGTCCCTTATTTGCGGACAGGAGGGCGATGAAGCCTAACGATTTGATCACAATCATTGTTTCTGAAAAAGCGAGCACGAATTATTCCAGCTCTAAAGATTATAAAAGCGCTTCAGGGGGTAATTCCACGCCCCCAAGACTCACTTATAACGGGCTAGATGAAAGAAAGAAACAAGAAGCGCAGTATTTAGACGATAAGAATAATTACAATTTCACCAAATCCAGCAACAACACGAATTTTAAAGGCGGTGGCTCGCAAAAAAAGAGCGAGGATTTAGAGATCGTGTTGAGCGCTCGCATCATTAAGGTGCTAGAAAACGGGAATTATTTCATCTATGGGAATAAGGAAGTGTTAGTGGATGGGGAAAAGCAAATCCTTAAGGTGAGCGGGGTGATCCGCCCTTATGATATTGAAAGGAATAACACTATCCAATCCAAGTTTTTAGCCGACGCTAAGATTGAATACACGAATTTAGGGCATTTGAGCGATTCTAATAAAAAGAAATTCGCTGCTGATGCGATGGAAACCCAAATGCCTTATTAA